The Edaphobacter sp. 12200R-103 genome contains a region encoding:
- a CDS encoding helix-turn-helix domain-containing protein — protein MSTTLVPPANETPEATEAIQAHVHKILQSTHFARAETQRKLLHYLWEHRHESVSEYALATEALGRSENFDPATDASVRVHISRLRRKLKDYYQLEPGESELLVIPTGTHQLMVLDQSLQAMPSPEEVESLAPVPSRSYTVPILMGMIAVLLVAVSWLGWKYSTMRPAPEVKRPNAFWASFLAGTAPIKIILPTPIFFGFKDHPTLRLRSTQVNDFNDVPKDPEFAKLVGNLGSRTFEQSYTVTWDTLAAIDMARYLDSIGAKDRVSFNVTRDLSPLFLENSNVIAVGTHQTLQPLSGYLQAMNFSLAPAESRVTNAKPRPGEQATYEIIKKNKDREVRPSILAVLPGRASGLKVMLLQSRDTGALVSLISSSAGSNSIEEMWKKEGSPQYFEMVTYTEVQGNTIPLRTWPVAIHKFTAQIPANSM, from the coding sequence ATGTCTACGACGCTTGTCCCTCCGGCCAACGAAACTCCCGAAGCCACGGAGGCCATTCAAGCGCATGTTCACAAGATCCTTCAGAGCACTCACTTTGCCCGCGCTGAGACACAACGCAAGCTCCTGCACTACCTCTGGGAGCATCGCCATGAAAGTGTCAGCGAATATGCGCTGGCGACAGAGGCTCTGGGCCGCAGCGAAAACTTTGACCCGGCGACAGATGCCTCTGTCCGGGTCCATATATCGCGCCTGCGGAGAAAGCTGAAGGATTACTACCAGCTGGAGCCCGGCGAATCCGAGTTGCTTGTGATTCCTACAGGTACGCACCAGTTGATGGTGCTGGACCAGTCTCTTCAGGCGATGCCTTCCCCCGAGGAAGTCGAGTCCCTCGCGCCTGTACCCTCGCGCTCTTACACGGTGCCGATCCTGATGGGAATGATTGCGGTGCTCCTGGTCGCTGTCAGCTGGCTAGGCTGGAAGTACAGCACCATGCGCCCCGCCCCCGAGGTCAAGCGGCCAAATGCTTTTTGGGCATCCTTCCTGGCCGGCACGGCTCCTATCAAGATTATTCTCCCGACCCCGATCTTCTTTGGCTTCAAAGACCATCCCACGTTGCGTCTACGCTCAACACAGGTGAACGACTTCAATGACGTCCCAAAAGATCCCGAGTTTGCAAAGCTGGTCGGGAATCTCGGGAGCAGAACCTTCGAGCAGTCCTACACGGTCACGTGGGACACCCTGGCGGCCATCGATATGGCTCGCTATCTTGACAGCATCGGGGCGAAGGATCGGGTTTCGTTCAATGTGACGAGGGATCTCTCGCCCCTGTTCCTGGAGAACTCAAACGTCATTGCGGTCGGAACTCACCAGACGCTCCAGCCTCTGTCCGGATACCTGCAGGCGATGAACTTTTCACTCGCTCCGGCTGAGTCGAGAGTCACCAACGCGAAACCCCGCCCGGGAGAACAGGCTACATACGAGATCATCAAGAAGAATAAGGATCGCGAGGTAAGGCCGTCCATTCTGGCCGTACTGCCCGGAAGAGCGTCGGGGCTAAAGGTGATGCTGCTGCAATCAAGAGACACCGGCGCCCTCGTCTCTCTGATCTCCTCGTCGGCCGGATCGAATTCGATCGAAGAGATGTGGAAAAAGGAAGGCTCCCCTCAATATTTTGAGATGGTGACCTATACCGAAGTGCAGGGAAACACGATTCCCCTGCGCAC
- a CDS encoding GDSL-type esterase/lipase family protein, which produces MLMRLLLLFFVSVWPLAAQINVINDGFPGANTAELDSRLDEALTRFRPNYVVIFAGANDALNEKKFLPAQKSGDHLDAMTRRIQARGAQVILVTVHDPDLIRLMARHKPEIYGNQPPLQRVEAVNAQVLRVAKTEHTKLVQFATILSKAGGANSRLSTDGVHLTAAGYSLLAAAVRAQLPNRLPADTTVLCFGDSLTYGIGVRPPNGAVETSATYPAQLRALLP; this is translated from the coding sequence ATGCTTATGCGGCTGCTTCTTCTATTCTTCGTCTCTGTTTGGCCGCTGGCTGCTCAAATCAACGTTATTAATGACGGCTTCCCGGGAGCGAATACCGCCGAGCTGGATTCCCGGCTGGACGAAGCCCTTACTCGGTTCCGGCCCAACTACGTTGTAATATTCGCGGGCGCGAACGATGCGCTGAACGAAAAGAAGTTTCTGCCAGCCCAGAAGTCGGGCGATCATCTGGATGCGATGACCCGGCGTATCCAGGCCCGCGGAGCTCAAGTGATCCTTGTTACCGTTCACGATCCGGACCTCATTCGGCTTATGGCACGCCATAAGCCCGAAATCTATGGGAATCAACCACCGTTGCAGCGAGTTGAGGCGGTCAATGCTCAGGTCCTTCGGGTTGCGAAGACGGAGCATACGAAACTCGTCCAGTTCGCAACTATATTAAGTAAGGCAGGAGGGGCGAACTCCAGGCTAAGCACAGATGGCGTCCACCTGACCGCGGCTGGATACAGTCTCTTAGCGGCGGCGGTACGCGCACAGCTTCCGAATCGTCTTCCCGCGGATACCACCGTGCTGTGCTTTGGAGACAGCCTGACCTATGGGATTGGCGTACGTCCGCCGAATGGTGCTGTCGAAACCAGCGCGACCTATCCCGCTCAACTCCGCGCGCTTCTTCCATGA